The following proteins come from a genomic window of Actinomarinicola tropica:
- a CDS encoding VIT1/CCC1 transporter family protein encodes MASTPSFEDLPLEAVIHAAHYDHHHRSVGSGGPRAAVFGASDGLVSNAALILGVAAADPSASVVRLAGIAGLIAGAVSMAAGEYISMRAQQELFERELAIERRAQQANPALETLELVKIYESRGITSELAHELADAVMSDPKVALEVHAREELGIDPDDLGSPWVAGGWSFVAFAVGALLPLLPWFVGSGGAALAGSIVAGLLGAATLGALVGYFSGRSLPFAAGRQVLITALAAAITYGIGSVVGVSV; translated from the coding sequence ATGGCATCGACCCCGTCGTTCGAGGATCTGCCGCTCGAGGCGGTGATCCACGCGGCGCACTACGACCACCACCACCGCAGCGTCGGCTCGGGCGGTCCTCGGGCCGCCGTCTTCGGTGCCAGCGACGGCCTGGTGTCGAACGCCGCGCTGATCCTCGGGGTGGCCGCCGCCGACCCATCGGCGTCGGTCGTGCGGCTCGCCGGCATCGCGGGGCTGATCGCCGGCGCGGTCTCGATGGCGGCCGGCGAGTACATCTCCATGCGGGCGCAGCAGGAGCTCTTCGAGCGGGAGCTGGCGATCGAGCGCCGGGCCCAGCAGGCGAACCCCGCCCTGGAGACCCTCGAGCTGGTGAAGATCTACGAGTCGCGCGGCATCACCTCGGAGCTGGCGCACGAGCTCGCCGACGCGGTGATGAGCGACCCGAAGGTCGCGCTCGAGGTCCACGCGCGCGAGGAGCTCGGCATCGACCCCGACGACCTCGGCTCGCCCTGGGTCGCCGGGGGTTGGTCGTTCGTCGCGTTCGCGGTGGGCGCCCTCCTGCCGCTGCTGCCCTGGTTCGTCGGCTCCGGCGGCGCCGCGCTGGCCGGCTCGATCGTCGCCGGGCTCCTCGGCGCCGCCACGCTCGGCGCGCTGGTGGGCTACTTCTCCGGCCGGTCGCTGCCGTTCGCGGCCGGGCGGCAG